Proteins from one Mycteria americana isolate JAX WOST 10 ecotype Jacksonville Zoo and Gardens chromosome 1, USCA_MyAme_1.0, whole genome shotgun sequence genomic window:
- the TUBGCP6 gene encoding gamma-tubulin complex component 6 isoform X2, with product MESITQLFNDLCEAHLTGLPWKVHLGRRKISKRRAKQNLKRVAYNALFINLFQDEARKLQSNISRLPVKNKILMLSFNLRVGGLGAQADRLENLVEELETAECLPFTEVNSVLDLLVQLAGTGPPQLVPQKKDYFLNNKYVGRNVKYQGYDYYDVSVFEADIQSLITNEECQFNDTIQKTLQIMEAAPGTGLPAIGLFSQNYPAGDKFEKETRVSLFGALVHSRTYDMDIKLDLPPVPDNADLSGLAIKVPQSIDQSEDEGFQSASNLTPDSQSEPSMTPDIDLWDAVLTYGPSKRRCWERIGYPPGKKEEPYLTEAGREAFDKFYKLREGELQLFSNTVLQLPQLVLMKEPELVKDVLNVLIGVVSTTFSLNQAAQTFVIKEGVYVSGTSPETMHNLLSEVAEYGTYYTRLSRFSLQPVLDSSYSKGLVFQAFTSGLRKYLQYYRACVLSTPPTLSLLTISFLFRKLGRQLRYLAELCGIGTTALGISGGAGASFPTGVKLLSYLYKEALNNCSNEHYPVLLSLLKTSCEPYTRFIYDWVYSGVFRDVYGEFMIQVNEDYLCFRDKHYWTHGYVLISKEVEDCVPVFLKHIANDVYICGKTINLLKLCCPRHYICWSDIPVPRISVIFSLEELKEIERDCAVYVGRMERIARYSSISKEEKDLRMEIAKQELIVHARETASKVLKAINDRQISERMALDAKKRERFQKLKEQFAKDQERRLAIKQEEIDDDFSYARELREREKRLKALEEELEKKARQELIDHYSKLSDDAARREQRALWKIQRHKLETARLKFLLEDQKRIEEMLEKLPDGNYRRKLDIIPHKQCQLALDKNPVVKEPHSQVSSVKPLHSNETVGRKESEPGLEYATCADKALPMPELTNNNAGQHFQPKAAGSESSLQSSEKACSPLYSADSLLESNVNIEDFLSKPQDEQPVAISVQGSLLDEAFRNINSDLSETSQVSENQPVLRGALEGEDNAPLHQQNEYDFSTVLRPSAAWQGHIRVGENVFDVECRRPRWNIHGHASDANIRVGEYVPHVDTYQPRSSPYGHSSDSHIKISSYTSEVESSRPRWNIHGHVSEAHIKIGEYASEAEPSRPRWNIHGHASEANIKIGEYVSNVAPTRPRWNIHGHASDANIKIGENVSEVVSARPRWNIHGHASQSHIKIGELVSDTEPLKSRWSPFGHASQSSIQIGKWAPSTENDPIPHRKTIVGPSADSTVQTLLYSEELSPAEGSRKEAKTSQVKEKALPQSQSSDSVPVFPDANMKDDKKENIMEEKQEVTANVVNNNPSPDSSQSLQAEEPEKAIPQDTVPQETLFSEANAPKTKEEEGGEEDTWKKEQAYLKALSDQYCIEKYQDSYDLMSELPVSHLLHHVIPRSYTFPVDPMVQSATDETAVQLSELLSLPVLMKRSITAPLVSHVSLVNKAIVDYYFVELNVEKHFEALRHFLLMEDGEFAQSLSDLLFEKLGSGQTPGELLNPLVLNSILNKALQYSLHGDTQLASNLSFALKYLPEVFKPNAPDALSCLELRYKVDWPLNIVITESCMNKYNKIFSFLLQLKHMVWTLKDVWFHLKRTALVSRASNSVQFRQLQLYKHEMQHFVKVIQGYIANQILHVTWCEFGNKLSSVGNLEEIHRTHAEYLNKAIFRGLLTEKAAPVMNIIHSIFSLILKFRSQLISQSWSFDAGKQMAVHPNFGLMQQSYNTFKYYSHFLFKVVTKLVNRGYQPHLEDFLLRINFNNYYKDN from the exons ATGGAGAGCATTACGCAGTTATTCAATGATTTGTGTGAAGCGCACTTGACAGGTTTGCCATGGAAGGTCCACCTGGGCAGGCGGAAGATCAGCAAGAGAAGGgctaaacaaaatctgaaaagggTTGCTTACAATGCGCTGTTCATAAACCTTTTTCAAGACGAGGCTCGTAAGCTGCAATCAAACATTTCCAGGCtcccagtgaaaaacaaaattttgatgCTGTCTTTCAACTTGAGAGTTGGTGGCCTAGGTGCTCAAGCAGATAGACTGGAGAATCTTGTGGAGGAGCTGGAAACAGCTGAATGCTTACCCTTCACTGAAGTTAATTCTGTCTTGGATCTCCTAGTACAGCTTGCTGGAACAGGTCCTCCTCAGCTTGTACCACAAAAAAAGGACTATTTTCTCAACAACAAATATGTTGGGAGAAATGTCAAATATCAGGGTTATGATTATTATGATGTAAGTGTATTTGAAGCTGATATACAATCTCTAATAACAAATGAAGAATGTCAGTTCAACGACACAATTCAAAAGACGCTTCAGATAATGGAGGCTGCACCTGGCACTGGACTCCCTGCCATAGGGTTGTTCTCACAGAACTATCCTGCTGGTGACAAGTTTGAGAAAGAAACGCGGGTCTCCCTCTTTGGTGCTCTTGTTCATAGCCGTACATATGATATGGACATCAAGTTGGATTTACCACCAGTGCCTGACAATGCAGATTTGTCTGGACTTGCAATTAAA GTTCCCCAAAGTATAGACCAGTCAGAAGACGAGGGATTCCAGTCAGCATCCAATCTGACTCCTGATTCTCAGTCAGAGCCGAGCATGACTCCAGACATAGACTTGTGGGATGCAGTACTTACATATGGACCCAGCAAACGAAGATGTTGGGAAAGAATTGGATA CCCACCTGGTAAAAAAGAGGAACCGTATCTTACTGAAGCTGGGAGAGAAGCTTTTGACAAATTTTACAAACTTCGAGAAGGGGAATTGCAACTGTTTAGTAATACTGTACTTCAGCTTCCACAGCTTGTGCTAATGAAAGAACCTGAACTGGTTAAGGATGTCTTGAATGTCCTCATTGGTGTGGTATCCACTACATTTTCACTCAATCAG GCTGCTCAGACGTTTGTGATAAAGGAGGGGGTATATGTATCTGGAACTTCACCAGAGACAATGCACAACCTACTCTCGGAAGTTGCAGAATATGGAACCTATTACACACGCCTAAGTCGTTTTTCTCTTCAGCCAGTTTTAGATTCTTCATACAGCAAAGGACTTGTGTTTCAG GCGTTCACAAGTGGGCTGAGAAAGTATCTTCAGTATTACCGAGCCTGTGTTTTGTCAACACCTCCTACTTTAAGTCTTCTAACAATCAGCTTTCTATTCAGAAAATTAGGTCGTCAGTTGAG GTATTTAGCTGAACTTTGTGGCATAGGAACAACAGCGCTGGGGATCAGTGGTGGAGCTGGTGCTTCATTTCCTACG gGTGTTAAATTGCTTTCCTATCTGTACAAAGAGGCTCTCAACAACTGTAGCAATGAGCATTATCCAGTTCTTCTGTCTTTGTTGAAGACGAGCTGTGAACCATACACAAG atttatctATGATTGGGTATACAGTGGTGTATTCAGAGACGTTTATGGAGAATTTATGATCCAGGTGAATGAGGATTATCTTTGTTTCCGAG ATAAACATTACTGGACTCACGGTTAtgttttgatttcaaaagaagTAGAAGATTGTGTCCCTGTGTTTCTTAAACATATCGCTAATGATGTATACATATGTGGGAAAACCATAAACTTGCTGAAATTGTGCTGTCCTAGG cattATATATGTTGGTCAGATATACCTGTTCCCcggatttcagttattttttcgCTTGAGGAGCTGAAAGAAATAGAGAGAGACTGTGCAGTGTACGTAGGCCGAATGGAAAGAATTGCCCGATACAGTTCCATAAGCAAGGAGGAAAAG gatttgcGCATGGAAATAGCCAAGCAAGAATTAATTGTTCATGCTCGAGAAACTGCTAGCAAAGTACTAAAAGCCATTAATG atcGACAAATATCAGAACGAATGGCTTTGGATGCAAAGAAACGGGAACGGTTTCAGAAGCTGAAAGAGCAATTTGCAAAAGACCAAGAG cGTCGCCTTGCAATAAAGCAAGAGGAGATTGATGATGATTTCAGCTATGCCCGAGagctcagagagagagaaaaaagactgaaagctttagaagaagaactggaaaaaaaggcaag GCAGGAATTAATTGACCATTATAGCAAACTTTCTGATGATGCAGCCCGTAGGGAACAAAGAGCATTATGGAAAATCCAGCGACACAAGTTGGAAACAGCCCGTCTTAAGTTTCTATTAGAAGATCAAAAACGTATTGAG GAAATGCTTGAAAAACTTCCAGATGGAAACTACAGGAGAAAATTAGATATTATTCCTCATAAACAGTGCCAGTTGGCTTTAGATAAAAACCCTGTTGTGAAAGAGCCACATTCACAG gtGTCTTCTGTGAAACCTCTGCATTCTAATGAGACAGTTGGCAGAAAAGAATCTGAGCCTGGACTGGAATATGCTACCTGTGCTGACAAAGCACTGCCCATGCCAGAGCTGACAAATAATAATGCTGGTCAGCATTTTCAGCCTAAAGCAGCAGGATCTGAAAGCAGTCTCCAAAGTTCAGAGAAAGCATGCAGTCCTTTATACAGTGCTGATTCCTTGCTTGAATCCAATGTGAATATAGAAGATTTCTTATCAAAGCCACAAGATGAACAACCTGTTGCCATTAGTGTACAAGGATCTTTGCTAGATGAAGCCTTCCGAAATATTAACTCGGATCTTTCTGAGACTTCTCAAGTAAGTGAAAATCAGCCTGTCTTGAGAGGAGCACTGGAAGGAGAAGACAATGCACCATTGCATCAGCAAAACGAGTATGATTTTAGTACAGTTCTCCGACCGTCTGCAGCTTGGCAGGGACATATTAGAGTTGGAGAAAATGTATTTGATGTGGAGTGCAGAAGGCCTCGGTGGAATATTCATGGACATGCATCTGATGCCAACATTAGAGTGGGAGAATATGTACCTCATGTGGACACTTACCAGCCACGTTCAAGTCCTTATGGCCATTCTTCAGACTCCCATATAAAAATCAGCAGCTATACTTCTGAAGTTGAATCTAGCCGACCCCGATGGAATATTCATGGGCATGTTTCTGAAGCTCATATTAAAATTGGGGAATATGCTTCAGAGGCAGAGCCCTCAAGGCCTAGGTGGAACATTCATGGACATGCTTCGGAAGCCAATATTAAGATTGGAGAGTATGTGTCAAATGTAGCTCCTACAAGGCCTCGATGGAACATCCATGGTCATGCATCTGATGCCAATATCAAGATTGGTGAAAACGTGTCAGAGGTGGTCTCCGCTAGACCTCGTTGGAACATCCATGGGCATGCTTCACAGTCACACATCAAAATTGGAGAACTGGTTTCAGATACAGAGCCTTTGAAATCTCGTTGGAGCCCGTTTGGTCACGCATCCCAGTCAAGCATCCAAATAGGGAAGTGGGCCCCATCTACAGAAAATGATCCAATACCTCATCGTAAAACCATTGTGGGTCCTTCAGCTGACTCCACAGTTCAGACACTTCTGTACAGTGAAGAATTATCTCCTGCTGAAGggagcagaaaggaagcaaaaacGTCACAAGTTAAGGAAAAGGCTTTACCACAGTCGCAGTCATCTGACAGTGTTCCAGTCTTTCCTGATGCTAATATGAAagatgacaaaaaagaaaatataatggaagagaaacaagaag TAACTGCAAATGTGGTCAACAATAACCCTTCTCCAGATTCCTCACAGAGCTTACAG GCAGAAGAACCTGAAAAAGCAATTCCACAAGATACTGTGCCtcaagaaactttattttctgaagctaATGCTCCCAAGActaaggaggaggaagggggagaagaagatACATGGAAGAAAGAACAAGCTTATTTGAAAGCCTTATCGGATCAGTATTGTATTGAAAAATATCAAGATAGTTATGATTTGATGT cagAACTACCAGTTTCTCATCTCTTGCATCACGTGATACCAAGATCGTACACTTTCCCTGTGGATCCTATGGTACAGTCAGCAACAGATGAAACGGCTGTACAGCTGAGTGAGCTCTTATCTCTGCCAGTGCTGATGAAACGTTCTATTACTGCTCCACTTGTATCTCA TGTTTCTCTTGTGAACAAAGCAATAGTTGATTACTACTTTGTGGAACTGAATGTAGAGAAGCATTTTGAAGCACTGAGACACTTTTTGCTAATGGAAGATGGGGAGTTTGCTCAGTCACTCAGTGACCTGTTGTTTGAGAAG CTTGGATCAGGACAAACACCTGGTGAATTGCTGAATCCACTGGTTCTTAATTCTATCCTAAATAAAGCATTACAGTACAGTCTTCATGGTGACACCCAGCTTGCTTCCAATCTTTCTTTTGCCCTCAAGTACCTTCCAGAAGTGTTCAAGCCCAATGCGCCTGATGCTCTGAGTTGCTTAGAGCTAAGGTACAAG GTTGACTGGCCTCTGAACATTGTCATTACTGAGAGTTGCATGAATAAATACAACAAGATCTTCTCCTTTTTGCTTCAGCTGAAGCACATGGTGTGGACTCTCAAGGATGTTTGGTTTCACTTAAAACGCACTG ctttagtGAGTCGTGCATCAAATTCTGTTCAGTTTCGGCAGCTCCAGCTGTATAAAcatgaaatgcagcattttgtgAAAGTTATTCAAGGTTACATTGCTAATCAGATTCTTCATGTTACGTGGTGTGAATTTGGAAACAAACTGTCTTCTGTAGGCAACCTGGAAGAAATTCACAGAACACATGCTGAATACCTCAACAAAGCAATCTTCAG GGGTCTGTTGACAGAGAAAGCGGCCCCTGTGATGAACATTATACATAGCATCTTCAGCCTCATTTTGAAGTTCCGCAGCCAGCTGATCTCTCAGTCATGGAGCTTCGATGCAGGGAAGCAAATGGCTGTTCATCCCAACTTTGGTCTGATGCAGCAGTCGTACAATACCTTCAAGTATTACTCCCACTTCTTATTCAAAG tggtaACAAAGCTTGTAAATAGAGGATACCAACCACATTTGGAGGACTTTCTACTGCGAATCAACTTTAATAACTACTACAAGGATAACTGA
- the TUBGCP6 gene encoding gamma-tubulin complex component 6 isoform X1 translates to MESITQLFNDLCEAHLTGLPWKVHLGRRKISKRRAKQNLKRVAYNALFINLFQDEARKLQSNISRLPVKNKILMLSFNLRVGGLGAQADRLENLVEELETAECLPFTEVNSVLDLLVQLAGTGPPQLVPQKKDYFLNNKYVGRNVKYQGYDYYDVSVFEADIQSLITNEECQFNDTIQKTLQIMEAAPGTGLPAIGLFSQNYPAGDKFEKETRVSLFGALVHSRTYDMDIKLDLPPVPDNADLSGLAIKVPQSIDQSEDEGFQSASNLTPDSQSEPSMTPDIDLWDAVLTYGPSKRRCWERIGYPPGKKEEPYLTEAGREAFDKFYKLREGELQLFSNTVLQLPQLVLMKEPELVKDVLNVLIGVVSTTFSLNQAAQTFVIKEGVYVSGTSPETMHNLLSEVAEYGTYYTRLSRFSLQPVLDSSYSKGLVFQAFTSGLRKYLQYYRACVLSTPPTLSLLTISFLFRKLGRQLRKISLCPEDSREDTYLAELCGIGTTALGISGGAGASFPTGVKLLSYLYKEALNNCSNEHYPVLLSLLKTSCEPYTRFIYDWVYSGVFRDVYGEFMIQVNEDYLCFRDKHYWTHGYVLISKEVEDCVPVFLKHIANDVYICGKTINLLKLCCPRHYICWSDIPVPRISVIFSLEELKEIERDCAVYVGRMERIARYSSISKEEKDLRMEIAKQELIVHARETASKVLKAINDRQISERMALDAKKRERFQKLKEQFAKDQERRLAIKQEEIDDDFSYARELREREKRLKALEEELEKKARQELIDHYSKLSDDAARREQRALWKIQRHKLETARLKFLLEDQKRIEEMLEKLPDGNYRRKLDIIPHKQCQLALDKNPVVKEPHSQVSSVKPLHSNETVGRKESEPGLEYATCADKALPMPELTNNNAGQHFQPKAAGSESSLQSSEKACSPLYSADSLLESNVNIEDFLSKPQDEQPVAISVQGSLLDEAFRNINSDLSETSQVSENQPVLRGALEGEDNAPLHQQNEYDFSTVLRPSAAWQGHIRVGENVFDVECRRPRWNIHGHASDANIRVGEYVPHVDTYQPRSSPYGHSSDSHIKISSYTSEVESSRPRWNIHGHVSEAHIKIGEYASEAEPSRPRWNIHGHASEANIKIGEYVSNVAPTRPRWNIHGHASDANIKIGENVSEVVSARPRWNIHGHASQSHIKIGELVSDTEPLKSRWSPFGHASQSSIQIGKWAPSTENDPIPHRKTIVGPSADSTVQTLLYSEELSPAEGSRKEAKTSQVKEKALPQSQSSDSVPVFPDANMKDDKKENIMEEKQEVTANVVNNNPSPDSSQSLQAEEPEKAIPQDTVPQETLFSEANAPKTKEEEGGEEDTWKKEQAYLKALSDQYCIEKYQDSYDLMSELPVSHLLHHVIPRSYTFPVDPMVQSATDETAVQLSELLSLPVLMKRSITAPLVSHVSLVNKAIVDYYFVELNVEKHFEALRHFLLMEDGEFAQSLSDLLFEKLGSGQTPGELLNPLVLNSILNKALQYSLHGDTQLASNLSFALKYLPEVFKPNAPDALSCLELRYKVDWPLNIVITESCMNKYNKIFSFLLQLKHMVWTLKDVWFHLKRTALVSRASNSVQFRQLQLYKHEMQHFVKVIQGYIANQILHVTWCEFGNKLSSVGNLEEIHRTHAEYLNKAIFRGLLTEKAAPVMNIIHSIFSLILKFRSQLISQSWSFDAGKQMAVHPNFGLMQQSYNTFKYYSHFLFKVVTKLVNRGYQPHLEDFLLRINFNNYYKDN, encoded by the exons ATGGAGAGCATTACGCAGTTATTCAATGATTTGTGTGAAGCGCACTTGACAGGTTTGCCATGGAAGGTCCACCTGGGCAGGCGGAAGATCAGCAAGAGAAGGgctaaacaaaatctgaaaagggTTGCTTACAATGCGCTGTTCATAAACCTTTTTCAAGACGAGGCTCGTAAGCTGCAATCAAACATTTCCAGGCtcccagtgaaaaacaaaattttgatgCTGTCTTTCAACTTGAGAGTTGGTGGCCTAGGTGCTCAAGCAGATAGACTGGAGAATCTTGTGGAGGAGCTGGAAACAGCTGAATGCTTACCCTTCACTGAAGTTAATTCTGTCTTGGATCTCCTAGTACAGCTTGCTGGAACAGGTCCTCCTCAGCTTGTACCACAAAAAAAGGACTATTTTCTCAACAACAAATATGTTGGGAGAAATGTCAAATATCAGGGTTATGATTATTATGATGTAAGTGTATTTGAAGCTGATATACAATCTCTAATAACAAATGAAGAATGTCAGTTCAACGACACAATTCAAAAGACGCTTCAGATAATGGAGGCTGCACCTGGCACTGGACTCCCTGCCATAGGGTTGTTCTCACAGAACTATCCTGCTGGTGACAAGTTTGAGAAAGAAACGCGGGTCTCCCTCTTTGGTGCTCTTGTTCATAGCCGTACATATGATATGGACATCAAGTTGGATTTACCACCAGTGCCTGACAATGCAGATTTGTCTGGACTTGCAATTAAA GTTCCCCAAAGTATAGACCAGTCAGAAGACGAGGGATTCCAGTCAGCATCCAATCTGACTCCTGATTCTCAGTCAGAGCCGAGCATGACTCCAGACATAGACTTGTGGGATGCAGTACTTACATATGGACCCAGCAAACGAAGATGTTGGGAAAGAATTGGATA CCCACCTGGTAAAAAAGAGGAACCGTATCTTACTGAAGCTGGGAGAGAAGCTTTTGACAAATTTTACAAACTTCGAGAAGGGGAATTGCAACTGTTTAGTAATACTGTACTTCAGCTTCCACAGCTTGTGCTAATGAAAGAACCTGAACTGGTTAAGGATGTCTTGAATGTCCTCATTGGTGTGGTATCCACTACATTTTCACTCAATCAG GCTGCTCAGACGTTTGTGATAAAGGAGGGGGTATATGTATCTGGAACTTCACCAGAGACAATGCACAACCTACTCTCGGAAGTTGCAGAATATGGAACCTATTACACACGCCTAAGTCGTTTTTCTCTTCAGCCAGTTTTAGATTCTTCATACAGCAAAGGACTTGTGTTTCAG GCGTTCACAAGTGGGCTGAGAAAGTATCTTCAGTATTACCGAGCCTGTGTTTTGTCAACACCTCCTACTTTAAGTCTTCTAACAATCAGCTTTCTATTCAGAAAATTAGGTCGTCAGTTGAG aaagatttctttatGTCCAGAAGATTCTAGGGAAGACAC GTATTTAGCTGAACTTTGTGGCATAGGAACAACAGCGCTGGGGATCAGTGGTGGAGCTGGTGCTTCATTTCCTACG gGTGTTAAATTGCTTTCCTATCTGTACAAAGAGGCTCTCAACAACTGTAGCAATGAGCATTATCCAGTTCTTCTGTCTTTGTTGAAGACGAGCTGTGAACCATACACAAG atttatctATGATTGGGTATACAGTGGTGTATTCAGAGACGTTTATGGAGAATTTATGATCCAGGTGAATGAGGATTATCTTTGTTTCCGAG ATAAACATTACTGGACTCACGGTTAtgttttgatttcaaaagaagTAGAAGATTGTGTCCCTGTGTTTCTTAAACATATCGCTAATGATGTATACATATGTGGGAAAACCATAAACTTGCTGAAATTGTGCTGTCCTAGG cattATATATGTTGGTCAGATATACCTGTTCCCcggatttcagttattttttcgCTTGAGGAGCTGAAAGAAATAGAGAGAGACTGTGCAGTGTACGTAGGCCGAATGGAAAGAATTGCCCGATACAGTTCCATAAGCAAGGAGGAAAAG gatttgcGCATGGAAATAGCCAAGCAAGAATTAATTGTTCATGCTCGAGAAACTGCTAGCAAAGTACTAAAAGCCATTAATG atcGACAAATATCAGAACGAATGGCTTTGGATGCAAAGAAACGGGAACGGTTTCAGAAGCTGAAAGAGCAATTTGCAAAAGACCAAGAG cGTCGCCTTGCAATAAAGCAAGAGGAGATTGATGATGATTTCAGCTATGCCCGAGagctcagagagagagaaaaaagactgaaagctttagaagaagaactggaaaaaaaggcaag GCAGGAATTAATTGACCATTATAGCAAACTTTCTGATGATGCAGCCCGTAGGGAACAAAGAGCATTATGGAAAATCCAGCGACACAAGTTGGAAACAGCCCGTCTTAAGTTTCTATTAGAAGATCAAAAACGTATTGAG GAAATGCTTGAAAAACTTCCAGATGGAAACTACAGGAGAAAATTAGATATTATTCCTCATAAACAGTGCCAGTTGGCTTTAGATAAAAACCCTGTTGTGAAAGAGCCACATTCACAG gtGTCTTCTGTGAAACCTCTGCATTCTAATGAGACAGTTGGCAGAAAAGAATCTGAGCCTGGACTGGAATATGCTACCTGTGCTGACAAAGCACTGCCCATGCCAGAGCTGACAAATAATAATGCTGGTCAGCATTTTCAGCCTAAAGCAGCAGGATCTGAAAGCAGTCTCCAAAGTTCAGAGAAAGCATGCAGTCCTTTATACAGTGCTGATTCCTTGCTTGAATCCAATGTGAATATAGAAGATTTCTTATCAAAGCCACAAGATGAACAACCTGTTGCCATTAGTGTACAAGGATCTTTGCTAGATGAAGCCTTCCGAAATATTAACTCGGATCTTTCTGAGACTTCTCAAGTAAGTGAAAATCAGCCTGTCTTGAGAGGAGCACTGGAAGGAGAAGACAATGCACCATTGCATCAGCAAAACGAGTATGATTTTAGTACAGTTCTCCGACCGTCTGCAGCTTGGCAGGGACATATTAGAGTTGGAGAAAATGTATTTGATGTGGAGTGCAGAAGGCCTCGGTGGAATATTCATGGACATGCATCTGATGCCAACATTAGAGTGGGAGAATATGTACCTCATGTGGACACTTACCAGCCACGTTCAAGTCCTTATGGCCATTCTTCAGACTCCCATATAAAAATCAGCAGCTATACTTCTGAAGTTGAATCTAGCCGACCCCGATGGAATATTCATGGGCATGTTTCTGAAGCTCATATTAAAATTGGGGAATATGCTTCAGAGGCAGAGCCCTCAAGGCCTAGGTGGAACATTCATGGACATGCTTCGGAAGCCAATATTAAGATTGGAGAGTATGTGTCAAATGTAGCTCCTACAAGGCCTCGATGGAACATCCATGGTCATGCATCTGATGCCAATATCAAGATTGGTGAAAACGTGTCAGAGGTGGTCTCCGCTAGACCTCGTTGGAACATCCATGGGCATGCTTCACAGTCACACATCAAAATTGGAGAACTGGTTTCAGATACAGAGCCTTTGAAATCTCGTTGGAGCCCGTTTGGTCACGCATCCCAGTCAAGCATCCAAATAGGGAAGTGGGCCCCATCTACAGAAAATGATCCAATACCTCATCGTAAAACCATTGTGGGTCCTTCAGCTGACTCCACAGTTCAGACACTTCTGTACAGTGAAGAATTATCTCCTGCTGAAGggagcagaaaggaagcaaaaacGTCACAAGTTAAGGAAAAGGCTTTACCACAGTCGCAGTCATCTGACAGTGTTCCAGTCTTTCCTGATGCTAATATGAAagatgacaaaaaagaaaatataatggaagagaaacaagaag TAACTGCAAATGTGGTCAACAATAACCCTTCTCCAGATTCCTCACAGAGCTTACAG GCAGAAGAACCTGAAAAAGCAATTCCACAAGATACTGTGCCtcaagaaactttattttctgaagctaATGCTCCCAAGActaaggaggaggaagggggagaagaagatACATGGAAGAAAGAACAAGCTTATTTGAAAGCCTTATCGGATCAGTATTGTATTGAAAAATATCAAGATAGTTATGATTTGATGT cagAACTACCAGTTTCTCATCTCTTGCATCACGTGATACCAAGATCGTACACTTTCCCTGTGGATCCTATGGTACAGTCAGCAACAGATGAAACGGCTGTACAGCTGAGTGAGCTCTTATCTCTGCCAGTGCTGATGAAACGTTCTATTACTGCTCCACTTGTATCTCA TGTTTCTCTTGTGAACAAAGCAATAGTTGATTACTACTTTGTGGAACTGAATGTAGAGAAGCATTTTGAAGCACTGAGACACTTTTTGCTAATGGAAGATGGGGAGTTTGCTCAGTCACTCAGTGACCTGTTGTTTGAGAAG CTTGGATCAGGACAAACACCTGGTGAATTGCTGAATCCACTGGTTCTTAATTCTATCCTAAATAAAGCATTACAGTACAGTCTTCATGGTGACACCCAGCTTGCTTCCAATCTTTCTTTTGCCCTCAAGTACCTTCCAGAAGTGTTCAAGCCCAATGCGCCTGATGCTCTGAGTTGCTTAGAGCTAAGGTACAAG GTTGACTGGCCTCTGAACATTGTCATTACTGAGAGTTGCATGAATAAATACAACAAGATCTTCTCCTTTTTGCTTCAGCTGAAGCACATGGTGTGGACTCTCAAGGATGTTTGGTTTCACTTAAAACGCACTG ctttagtGAGTCGTGCATCAAATTCTGTTCAGTTTCGGCAGCTCCAGCTGTATAAAcatgaaatgcagcattttgtgAAAGTTATTCAAGGTTACATTGCTAATCAGATTCTTCATGTTACGTGGTGTGAATTTGGAAACAAACTGTCTTCTGTAGGCAACCTGGAAGAAATTCACAGAACACATGCTGAATACCTCAACAAAGCAATCTTCAG GGGTCTGTTGACAGAGAAAGCGGCCCCTGTGATGAACATTATACATAGCATCTTCAGCCTCATTTTGAAGTTCCGCAGCCAGCTGATCTCTCAGTCATGGAGCTTCGATGCAGGGAAGCAAATGGCTGTTCATCCCAACTTTGGTCTGATGCAGCAGTCGTACAATACCTTCAAGTATTACTCCCACTTCTTATTCAAAG tggtaACAAAGCTTGTAAATAGAGGATACCAACCACATTTGGAGGACTTTCTACTGCGAATCAACTTTAATAACTACTACAAGGATAACTGA